One stretch of Pseudoramibacter sp. DNA includes these proteins:
- the argJ gene encoding bifunctional ornithine acetyltransferase/N-acetylglutamate synthase yields the protein MKKNTFKKILGGITAPKGFKASGASAGLKPNGQLDVALIESEKESVPAIVVTRNAVKAAPVLWDDQIVRKDKQKIKAILVNSGNANACTGNQGLLDVQKEAECISHCINCEPEQVIVSSTGVIGVPLPIDQITAQIPILTTKLSVEGEKEASHAILTTDLVPKTIAVETEIDGKVIHIGAMAKGSGMICPNVATMLSFITTDACIDQDCLQRMLNIIARDTYNMISVDGDMSTNDTVVVLANGMAENNMITESNIEAYSKFFEALYFVNETIAKSIARDGEGATKLIEVHVKNADSVEDARILSKAVVKSNLVKTAIFGEDANWGRVLSSIGATGVKFTPKSVSLTFSNAKGEILLLDHGKPVPFDEKLAENILKEKEILINVDMGTGIYKAVAWGCDLSYDYVKINAEYRT from the coding sequence ATGAAAAAAAATACGTTTAAAAAGATTTTAGGCGGCATTACAGCACCTAAAGGATTTAAAGCCAGCGGTGCATCGGCTGGATTAAAACCGAATGGTCAATTAGATGTGGCTTTGATTGAATCAGAGAAAGAATCCGTTCCGGCTATTGTCGTAACAAGAAATGCGGTTAAAGCAGCTCCTGTATTATGGGATGATCAAATAGTTCGCAAAGACAAGCAAAAGATAAAGGCAATTTTAGTCAATAGTGGAAATGCAAATGCATGTACTGGAAACCAAGGTTTATTGGATGTACAGAAGGAAGCTGAATGCATTAGTCATTGCATTAATTGCGAACCTGAACAGGTCATTGTTTCTTCTACTGGTGTCATCGGTGTGCCGCTTCCAATTGATCAAATTACCGCTCAAATTCCAATACTAACAACAAAACTTTCTGTTGAAGGGGAAAAGGAAGCTTCACATGCAATTTTAACAACAGATTTGGTTCCCAAAACGATTGCCGTTGAGACTGAAATTGATGGGAAAGTGATTCATATTGGTGCAATGGCAAAGGGATCAGGAATGATTTGTCCAAATGTAGCGACGATGCTTTCTTTTATTACGACTGATGCATGTATCGATCAGGATTGTTTGCAAAGAATGCTGAATATCATTGCTCGAGATACATATAATATGATCTCTGTAGATGGCGATATGAGCACGAATGATACGGTTGTGGTTTTAGCCAATGGAATGGCTGAAAACAACATGATTACAGAATCTAATATTGAGGCTTATTCAAAATTTTTTGAAGCGCTTTATTTTGTAAATGAAACCATTGCTAAATCAATTGCACGTGATGGCGAAGGCGCCACAAAGCTTATTGAAGTTCATGTAAAAAATGCTGATTCTGTAGAAGATGCGAGAATATTATCAAAAGCAGTTGTTAAGTCTAATCTTGTGAAAACCGCTATTTTTGGAGAAGATGCTAATTGGGGAAGAGTGCTTTCTTCCATTGGCGCTACAGGGGTCAAGTTTACTCCAAAGTCCGTATCATTAACTTTTTCTAACGCGAAGGGAGAAATACTCTTATTAGATCATGGAAAACCCGTTCCCTTTGATGAAAAACTGGCAGAAAATATATTAAAAGAAAAAGAAATTCTCATTAATGTAGATATGGGCACTGGCATATACAAAGCTGTTGCATGGGGATGTGATCTTTCATATGACTATGTTAAAATCAATGCTGAATATCGGACCTGA
- the argC gene encoding N-acetyl-gamma-glutamyl-phosphate reductase, with protein sequence MKDLIKAAIVGATGYAGQELLRLLLRHPEVEVVSIGSRTYDGQKMEEVYPLYKHITKDVCKNRTIEELSSIADVIFLALPHGVASGKINDEILKNCKIIDLGADFRLKDIDVYEKWYKTEHHGKSLISKSVYGLCELHRDEIKKAQLIGNPGCYTTCSILSLAPLVKNHLIQKDSIIIDAKSGVTGAGRNAQLPYMFCECTESVKPYKVGCHRHTPEIEQELSLLNGESLRVLFTPNLVPMNRGISALCYATLNDKGKKYTENELNALYHDFYKDEYFIRILDDRIPDTKWVKGSNFCDIAVKVDPRTNRAIVIGAIDNLFKGAAGQAIQNMNIMFDIPEKTGIDLITDYPV encoded by the coding sequence GTGAAGGATTTGATTAAGGCAGCTATTGTAGGAGCGACAGGATACGCAGGTCAAGAGTTACTGCGCTTATTGTTGAGACATCCAGAAGTCGAAGTTGTTTCGATTGGCTCGAGAACATATGATGGCCAAAAAATGGAAGAAGTTTATCCTTTATATAAACACATTACAAAAGATGTGTGTAAAAATAGAACGATTGAAGAATTATCATCGATTGCTGATGTGATCTTTTTAGCTTTGCCACATGGGGTAGCTTCCGGAAAAATCAATGATGAAATATTAAAAAACTGTAAAATTATTGATTTAGGTGCAGATTTTAGATTAAAGGATATAGATGTATATGAGAAGTGGTATAAAACGGAACATCATGGAAAAAGTTTGATTAGTAAATCCGTATATGGTTTATGTGAACTGCATCGTGATGAAATCAAAAAAGCTCAGTTAATTGGAAATCCGGGCTGTTATACAACATGTAGCATATTGAGTTTGGCACCTCTTGTGAAAAATCATCTGATACAAAAAGATTCTATTATTATTGACGCAAAATCAGGTGTTACAGGTGCTGGAAGAAACGCACAATTGCCATATATGTTTTGTGAATGTACGGAATCAGTCAAACCGTATAAAGTGGGGTGTCATCGTCACACTCCCGAAATAGAACAAGAATTGAGTCTGCTAAATGGCGAATCGCTTAGAGTACTGTTTACACCTAATTTAGTACCAATGAATCGCGGTATTTCTGCGTTATGTTATGCGACGTTAAACGATAAAGGGAAGAAATATACAGAAAATGAATTAAATGCATTATACCATGACTTTTATAAAGATGAATATTTTATTCGTATTTTAGATGATCGAATTCCTGATACAAAATGGGTTAAGGGATCAAATTTTTGTGACATTGCTGTTAAAGTAGATCCTCGTACAAATCGCGCGATTGTAATTGGCGCTATTGATAATCTGTTCAAGGGGGCTGCTGGTCAAGCAATTCAAAATATGAATATTATGTTTGATATTCCTGAAAAAACAGGAATTGATTTGATTACAGACTATCCTGTTTAA
- a CDS encoding argininosuccinate synthase, with amino-acid sequence MANKKVILAYSGGLDTTTIVPWLKETYDYDVICVCVDVGQGKETEGLEEKALKSGASKCYIVDVTDEFVENYCWPALKADAVYEKKYLLGTSLARPLIAKVLVDYAHKEGAEAICHGATGKGNDQVRFELGIGALDPQIKIIAPWREWDLQSREDLMDFCIEHDIKVNTRYDQSYSRDTNILHMSHEGLELEDPSIEPNYKHILRITNTLDETPNEPEEIKIDFEEGVPVKINDKAMTPKEILTYCNKIGGKHGIGVVDLIENRVVGMKSRGIYETPGGTILYRAHEELEHMCLDRETFAFKEQASVKFAEIVYGGKWFTPLREALSKFFDETQKTVTGTVKLKLYKGNMILTYVASPYSLYNAEIASFTTGDLYNHKDAEGFIHLYGLPLRVRALMRMSANEKKNKEN; translated from the coding sequence ATGGCAAATAAAAAAGTAATTCTTGCATATTCTGGCGGTTTAGATACAACAACAATTGTGCCTTGGTTAAAAGAAACATATGATTATGACGTGATTTGCGTTTGTGTAGATGTTGGCCAGGGTAAAGAAACTGAAGGGCTTGAAGAAAAAGCGCTTAAAAGCGGCGCATCAAAATGTTACATCGTTGATGTCACAGATGAATTCGTTGAAAATTATTGCTGGCCTGCATTAAAAGCTGATGCTGTTTATGAAAAAAAATACTTGCTGGGTACTTCTCTCGCTCGCCCATTAATTGCTAAGGTATTAGTTGATTACGCTCATAAAGAAGGTGCTGAAGCCATTTGCCATGGCGCAACTGGCAAGGGCAATGATCAGGTGCGTTTTGAATTAGGTATTGGTGCTTTAGATCCGCAAATTAAAATTATTGCACCGTGGCGTGAATGGGATCTTCAAAGCCGTGAAGACCTGATGGATTTTTGTATTGAACATGATATTAAAGTTAATACTCGTTACGATCAAAGTTACAGCCGCGATACCAATATCCTTCATATGAGCCATGAAGGTTTGGAACTTGAAGACCCATCTATTGAGCCTAATTACAAACATATTCTCAGAATTACCAATACTTTAGACGAAACACCAAACGAACCAGAAGAAATTAAAATCGATTTTGAAGAAGGTGTTCCAGTTAAAATCAATGATAAAGCCATGACACCAAAAGAAATTTTGACGTACTGCAATAAAATTGGAGGCAAACACGGAATCGGAGTTGTCGATCTTATTGAAAATCGTGTTGTCGGTATGAAATCCAGAGGAATTTATGAAACGCCTGGCGGCACTATTTTGTATCGGGCTCATGAAGAATTGGAACATATGTGCTTAGATCGCGAAACATTTGCTTTTAAAGAACAAGCTTCTGTAAAATTTGCTGAAATCGTATATGGTGGTAAATGGTTTACTCCTTTGCGGGAAGCTTTATCAAAATTCTTTGATGAAACACAAAAAACGGTAACCGGCACCGTTAAATTAAAATTATACAAAGGAAACATGATTTTAACTTACGTTGCTTCTCCCTATTCTTTATACAATGCCGAAATTGCAAGCTTTACAACGGGTGATCTGTACAATCATAAGGATGCTGAAGGATTTATTCATTTATATGGATTGCCATTACGCGTCCGCGCTTTAATGCGTATGAGTGCTAATGAAAAAAAGAATAAGGAAAACTAA
- the argH gene encoding argininosuccinate lyase, which yields MTEKLWSGRFQKETDALTDDFNSSISFDKRLYHQDIRGSIAHAKMLGKQKIIDQKDADLIVKTLKQILTDIQNNKIQFSEKMEDIHMNIESILIDRIGDVGKELHTGRSRNDQVATDMHLYIKDVCLLMVDDIKSLISTLLDLASKHTETIVPGYTHLQRAQPITFAHQLLAYVEMFKRDIKRFRQVYEMADSLPLGAGALATTTYPLDRYYVAKELDFSNIYLNSLDAVSDRDFCIDFLEACSVIMMHLSRFSEEVVLWCTSEFHFITLDDAFSTGSSIMPQKKNPDIAELVRGKTGRTYGDLMSLLTTMKGIPLAYNKDMQEDKEPIFDAFDTVEICLKTFTKMIATITVNKDAMYKAASHGFANATDAADWLVKHGIPFRDAHGIVGQLVYDCIQKGKSLDTLSIEEYKKINPIFDESIYQAIDLHNCVSQRKIVGGPAKTTVERAIAINKGLLKKL from the coding sequence ATGACTGAAAAACTGTGGAGTGGCCGTTTTCAAAAAGAAACCGATGCATTAACAGACGATTTCAATTCATCTATTTCATTTGATAAACGTTTATATCATCAAGATATTCGCGGTTCAATTGCGCATGCAAAAATGCTGGGCAAACAAAAAATTATCGATCAAAAAGATGCAGACCTTATAGTAAAAACTTTAAAGCAGATATTAACAGATATCCAAAACAATAAGATTCAATTTTCTGAAAAAATGGAAGATATCCATATGAATATCGAGTCTATCTTAATTGATCGTATTGGAGACGTAGGCAAAGAATTGCATACCGGACGCAGCCGAAATGATCAAGTCGCTACTGATATGCATCTTTATATTAAAGATGTTTGTTTACTCATGGTCGATGACATTAAATCACTGATCTCTACGCTGCTTGATTTAGCTTCGAAACATACAGAAACAATTGTACCCGGCTATACTCATTTACAGCGTGCTCAACCTATCACTTTTGCACACCAACTGCTCGCTTACGTTGAAATGTTTAAACGAGATATTAAACGTTTCCGTCAAGTATATGAGATGGCCGACTCCCTGCCTCTTGGAGCTGGTGCGCTTGCGACGACTACTTATCCTTTAGATCGTTATTACGTCGCAAAGGAACTTGACTTTTCAAATATTTATCTCAACAGTTTAGATGCAGTATCCGACCGTGACTTTTGCATAGATTTCTTAGAAGCATGTTCCGTGATCATGATGCATCTCAGTCGCTTCTCAGAAGAAGTAGTTTTATGGTGCACTTCAGAATTTCATTTTATTACTTTAGATGATGCTTTCTCAACTGGATCATCTATCATGCCGCAGAAAAAAAATCCAGATATCGCAGAACTCGTTCGAGGAAAAACAGGAAGAACTTATGGCGACTTGATGTCTTTGCTTACTACGATGAAAGGTATTCCACTTGCCTATAATAAAGATATGCAAGAAGATAAAGAACCCATTTTTGATGCCTTTGATACTGTTGAAATCTGTCTTAAGACTTTTACAAAAATGATTGCCACTATTACTGTTAATAAAGATGCAATGTATAAAGCTGCTTCCCATGGTTTTGCAAATGCCACCGATGCCGCTGATTGGCTAGTTAAACATGGCATTCCTTTTAGAGACGCCCATGGCATTGTTGGACAACTTGTCTATGATTGTATTCAAAAAGGCAAAAGCCTTGATACTCTTTCAATTGAAGAATATAAAAAGATTAATCCTATCTTTGATGAATCCATTTATCAAGCAATCGATCTTCACAATTGCGTCAGCCAGCGAAAAATTGTAGGCGGTCCTGCAAAAACGACAGTTGAACGTGCAATTGCAATTAATAAGGGCCTTCTGAAAAAACTATAA
- a CDS encoding sodium-dependent transporter: MNQDNHQQRVSFSSRIGYVMAAAGSAVGLGNIWRFPYLAAKYGGGTFLIVYLILVYTFGYTMIMSETTLGRMTQKSPVGAFKHFGKSFSYKFGGWINAVIPMIIVSYYSVIGGWVLKYLVGYVVGQTQAMANDAFFPHFIGQSVPTEIYFLIFTAITILVILIGVQKGIERISKIGMPVLIVLGIFVAIYSMTRPGAVAGIKYFFIPNFHNFSWMTIVAAMGQMFYSLSIAMGILYTFGSYLTKNMDIEKSTSQVEFFDTAIAILAGLMIIPAVFAFSGGTPKALQVGPSLMFITIPKVFASMGLGTIAGVAFFLLVFIAALTSAIALAESAVSTFEDELGMGRIPATLLITAIIVGLGSLSSLGYSVLGGIKILGMDFLDFFDFISNSVMMPIAAIATCVLILRRVSLQAIADEIKISSEFKRQRIYNLFIKYFCIIFLAVILVSSVLNVFGIIKM, from the coding sequence TTGAATCAAGATAATCATCAACAAAGAGTTAGTTTTTCCAGCCGTATTGGTTATGTAATGGCGGCGGCAGGTTCTGCAGTAGGACTTGGAAATATATGGAGATTTCCGTATCTTGCCGCGAAATATGGCGGAGGAACCTTTTTAATTGTTTATCTTATTTTGGTATATACGTTTGGATATACGATGATTATGTCCGAAACAACCTTAGGGAGAATGACTCAAAAAAGTCCTGTTGGTGCTTTTAAACATTTTGGGAAATCTTTCAGCTATAAATTTGGTGGCTGGATCAATGCGGTAATTCCAATGATTATTGTATCGTATTATTCGGTTATCGGAGGTTGGGTATTAAAATATCTGGTTGGCTATGTTGTGGGGCAAACACAGGCAATGGCAAATGATGCCTTTTTCCCACATTTTATTGGACAGAGTGTACCAACAGAAATATATTTTTTGATTTTTACTGCGATAACTATTCTCGTCATATTAATTGGTGTGCAGAAGGGAATTGAAAGAATTTCAAAGATTGGCATGCCAGTTTTAATTGTTTTGGGAATTTTTGTTGCGATTTATTCGATGACACGTCCGGGAGCTGTAGCAGGAATAAAATATTTTTTTATTCCTAATTTTCACAACTTTTCATGGATGACTATCGTTGCAGCAATGGGCCAGATGTTTTATTCTCTTTCAATTGCAATGGGGATATTATATACTTTCGGCTCTTATTTAACAAAGAATATGGATATCGAAAAATCGACTTCTCAAGTTGAATTTTTTGATACAGCTATTGCTATTTTAGCTGGACTTATGATAATTCCAGCTGTTTTTGCGTTTTCTGGAGGCACACCAAAGGCACTGCAAGTTGGACCGTCGTTGATGTTTATCACAATCCCAAAGGTTTTTGCCAGCATGGGACTAGGAACAATCGCTGGAGTCGCCTTCTTCTTATTGGTCTTTATTGCAGCCTTAACAAGCGCAATTGCATTAGCAGAATCTGCTGTTTCTACTTTTGAAGATGAATTGGGAATGGGCCGGATACCGGCTACGTTATTAATAACAGCTATTATTGTTGGACTGGGTTCTTTGTCATCATTGGGATACAGCGTGTTAGGCGGCATCAAAATTTTGGGAATGGATTTCCTTGATTTCTTTGACTTTATCTCAAATTCGGTCATGATGCCAATAGCAGCAATCGCAACATGCGTTTTGATTTTGCGCCGTGTTTCTCTTCAAGCTATTGCAGATGAAATTAAAATTTCGTCTGAATTTAAGCGGCAGAGAATATATAACTTATTTATTAAATATTTCTGCATCATTTTTTTGGCTGTTATTTTAGTCAGTTCTGTTCTGAATGTTTTTGGTATTATTAAAATGTAA
- the gdhA gene encoding NADP-specific glutamate dehydrogenase, with the protein MSYVDEVYEKVVQKNPSEPEFHQAVKEVLESLSPVIEKHEEEYRKVALLERLTEPERVISFRVPWIDDQGEVQVNKGFRVQFNSAIGPYKGGLRFHPTVNQGILKFLGFEQVFKNSLTGLPIGGGKGGSDFDPKGKSDAEVMRFCQSFMTELYKYIGADQDVPAGDIGVGGREIGFLYGQYKRITGLYEGVLTGKGLTWGGSLARTEATGYGLVYIVEEMLKHVNDSLKGKTVVVSGSGNVAIYATEKAQQLGAKVVALCDSTGYVYDPEGIKLDIVKDIKEVRRGRIKEYADQVPSAEYHDGVGIWNIPCDVALPCATQNELGLDDAKTLVKNGVKLVAEGANMPTTIEATQYLQENGVMFMPGKAANAGGVATSALEMTQNSERLSWTFEEVDAKLKDIMVNIYAKVADAAKRYDQEGNFVVGANIAGFEKVVDAMMAQGLV; encoded by the coding sequence ATGTCGTATGTTGACGAAGTGTATGAAAAGGTTGTTCAAAAAAACCCGAGCGAACCTGAATTTCATCAAGCGGTAAAAGAAGTTTTAGAATCTCTTTCTCCAGTTATTGAAAAACATGAAGAAGAATATAGAAAAGTTGCACTTCTTGAAAGATTAACTGAACCAGAACGTGTTATTTCTTTTAGAGTGCCTTGGATTGACGATCAAGGCGAAGTGCAGGTTAATAAGGGATTCAGAGTTCAATTTAATTCTGCTATAGGACCCTATAAAGGAGGACTGCGTTTCCATCCGACAGTTAATCAGGGTATTTTGAAATTTTTAGGATTCGAACAGGTTTTCAAGAATTCTTTAACTGGTCTTCCGATTGGCGGAGGAAAAGGCGGTTCTGATTTTGATCCAAAAGGTAAATCAGATGCTGAAGTAATGCGCTTTTGTCAAAGTTTTATGACAGAATTGTATAAATATATTGGAGCTGATCAAGATGTACCTGCTGGTGACATCGGTGTTGGCGGACGCGAAATCGGCTTTTTATATGGACAATACAAGAGAATCACAGGTCTTTATGAAGGTGTTCTGACCGGAAAGGGATTAACTTGGGGTGGTTCTTTGGCAAGAACTGAAGCAACCGGCTATGGTTTGGTTTATATTGTTGAAGAAATGCTCAAACATGTTAACGACAGCTTAAAAGGCAAGACCGTTGTTGTCTCCGGTTCTGGAAATGTTGCCATTTATGCGACTGAAAAAGCACAACAGTTAGGAGCAAAGGTCGTTGCGTTATGTGATTCTACAGGTTATGTCTATGATCCTGAAGGAATTAAACTTGATATTGTTAAAGATATCAAAGAAGTAAGAAGAGGCCGCATTAAAGAATATGCAGATCAAGTTCCATCTGCAGAATATCATGACGGTGTTGGCATTTGGAATATTCCATGTGATGTCGCTTTACCATGTGCAACACAGAATGAATTAGGTTTGGATGATGCTAAAACATTAGTTAAAAATGGTGTGAAATTAGTTGCTGAAGGGGCTAATATGCCGACAACTATTGAAGCGACCCAATACTTACAGGAAAATGGTGTTATGTTTATGCCAGGTAAAGCTGCCAATGCAGGTGGTGTTGCAACATCCGCATTGGAAATGACACAAAATAGCGAACGTTTAAGCTGGACTTTTGAAGAAGTCGATGCCAAATTGAAAGACATTATGGTCAACATTTACGCTAAAGTTGCCGATGCTGCAAAACGTTATGATCAAGAAGGTAATTTTGTAGTTGGTGCAAATATTGCAGGATTTGAAAAAGTTGTTGATGCCATGATGGCGCAGGGACTTGTTTAA
- the rnhA gene encoding ribonuclease HI: MKQIEIFTDGGCRGNGKSKNNVGGIGGILIYKGYRKEFKKGFVNTTNNRMELLAVITGLEMLKEPCDVTLYSDSAYVVNAFNQHWIDNWASKGWRKGKNSPLKNVELWKKLYQLTKIHHVSFRKVKGHANNENNNRADELVNLAMDEVSTAV; the protein is encoded by the coding sequence ATGAAACAAATTGAAATTTTTACTGATGGCGGTTGCCGAGGTAATGGCAAATCTAAAAACAATGTCGGTGGAATAGGTGGAATATTAATTTATAAAGGGTACCGAAAAGAATTTAAAAAGGGGTTTGTCAATACTACTAATAACAGAATGGAATTGCTGGCTGTTATTACAGGGTTAGAAATGTTGAAAGAACCTTGCGATGTAACGTTATATTCCGATTCTGCATACGTTGTAAATGCATTTAATCAGCATTGGATTGATAATTGGGCCAGTAAAGGATGGAGAAAAGGAAAAAACAGTCCGCTTAAAAATGTAGAATTGTGGAAGAAACTCTATCAATTGACGAAAATTCATCATGTTTCTTTTAGAAAAGTTAAGGGGCATGCAAACAATGAAAACAACAATCGTGCAGATGAGCTTGTGAATCTTGCCATGGACGAAGTTAGTACGGCAGTATGA
- the leuS gene encoding leucine--tRNA ligase: MEKYNHEKVEKKWQKIWEDTGAFKAEEDYSKPKFYGLVEFPYPSGVGLHVGHVRAYTSLEVIARKRRMQGYNVLFPIGFDAYGLPTENYAIKTGQHPRKVTDQNIKVFTQQLKSIGYSFDWDRVIDTTDPEYYKWTQWIFLQMYKHGLAYKDHTYVNFCTHCKVVLSNEDFRDGKCDRCGSDVIQMEKDVWFLKIREYAEKLLKGLDDVDYLPRIKTEQKNWIGKSVGAEINFNIKDHEQKLKVFTTRADTLFGVTFMVIAPEHPIIEELSSDIHNMDEIIQYKKEAQHKTEFERVQLMKDKTGVQIKGITAINPISGKEIPIFVADYVMMGYGTGAIMAVPAHDTRDWDFAKKFDLPIIEVIKGGDVQKEAYTDVASGELVNSDFLNGMEVKKAIPAMIQYLEEHHLGKKTINYKMKNWAFNRQRYWGEPIPIVYCDHCGIVPIPEKDLPVELPKVTHYEPTDTGESPLADIPEWVNTTCPICGGPAKRETDTMPQWAGSSWYFLRYTDPHNTKALADMDKMKYWLPVDWYNGGMEHVTRHLLYSRFWHQFLYDIGVVPTKEPYKKRTAQGLILGSDGEKMSKSKGNVVNPNDIIEEYGADALRTYIMFIGDYEKPAPWSENGLKGCNRFLERVWRLQEIVKDGEDYSSKLESDMHKTIKKVSEDYEAMKYNTAIASLMTLLNRFYDVGSVTKGELSTFLKLLYPVAPHITEELWQIIGEQGMLHQSSWPEYDENKTVDDVIEMAVQINGKVRGKIQIAVDAAKDEAHDLAFENENIKKFVEGKQIIKEIYVPGKIYNIVAK, translated from the coding sequence ATGGAAAAATACAATCACGAAAAAGTTGAGAAAAAATGGCAAAAAATTTGGGAGGATACTGGCGCTTTTAAGGCTGAAGAAGATTACAGCAAACCTAAATTTTATGGGTTAGTCGAATTCCCGTATCCAAGCGGTGTGGGTTTACATGTAGGTCATGTTCGCGCTTATACATCGTTGGAAGTCATTGCGAGAAAACGAAGAATGCAGGGATATAATGTTTTATTTCCGATTGGATTTGATGCCTATGGACTTCCAACTGAAAATTACGCGATAAAAACAGGTCAACACCCAAGAAAAGTTACAGACCAAAATATTAAAGTATTTACACAACAGTTAAAATCTATTGGTTACTCATTCGATTGGGATCGTGTGATCGATACAACAGATCCTGAATATTATAAGTGGACACAATGGATCTTCCTTCAAATGTATAAACATGGGTTAGCATATAAAGATCATACCTATGTTAATTTTTGTACGCATTGTAAGGTTGTATTGTCTAATGAAGATTTTCGAGATGGTAAATGCGACCGTTGTGGCAGCGATGTTATTCAAATGGAAAAGGATGTCTGGTTTTTAAAAATCAGAGAATATGCTGAAAAGTTATTAAAAGGACTAGACGACGTCGATTATTTGCCACGAATCAAGACAGAACAGAAAAATTGGATTGGCAAATCTGTTGGTGCTGAAATTAATTTTAATATTAAAGATCATGAACAAAAATTAAAGGTTTTTACTACGCGTGCAGATACGTTATTTGGCGTGACTTTTATGGTTATCGCTCCAGAGCATCCAATTATCGAAGAACTTTCATCTGATATTCATAATATGGATGAAATCATACAATATAAAAAAGAAGCACAGCATAAAACTGAATTCGAAAGAGTTCAATTAATGAAGGACAAGACTGGCGTTCAAATCAAGGGGATTACTGCGATCAATCCTATATCAGGAAAAGAAATTCCCATTTTTGTTGCAGACTACGTCATGATGGGGTATGGCACGGGTGCCATTATGGCGGTTCCTGCACATGACACCAGAGATTGGGACTTTGCAAAAAAATTTGATTTGCCAATTATTGAAGTCATTAAAGGCGGAGATGTTCAAAAAGAAGCCTATACTGATGTGGCTTCGGGGGAATTGGTTAATTCAGACTTTTTAAATGGTATGGAAGTTAAAAAGGCTATCCCTGCAATGATCCAATATTTGGAAGAACATCATCTGGGCAAAAAGACCATTAATTATAAGATGAAAAATTGGGCTTTCAATCGTCAGCGTTATTGGGGAGAACCAATTCCAATTGTATACTGTGATCACTGCGGAATCGTTCCTATTCCAGAAAAAGATTTGCCGGTTGAACTTCCTAAAGTGACACATTACGAACCGACAGACACTGGAGAATCTCCATTAGCGGATATTCCAGAATGGGTTAATACCACATGTCCTATTTGTGGTGGACCGGCTAAAAGAGAAACGGATACGATGCCGCAATGGGCCGGATCCAGCTGGTATTTCCTTCGATACACAGATCCCCATAATACCAAGGCTTTGGCAGATATGGACAAGATGAAATACTGGCTGCCTGTAGATTGGTATAATGGCGGAATGGAACATGTTACACGCCACTTGTTATATTCTCGATTCTGGCATCAATTCTTATATGATATTGGGGTAGTGCCGACAAAAGAACCCTATAAAAAACGTACAGCTCAGGGTTTGATTTTAGGATCAGACGGTGAAAAGATGAGCAAGTCAAAGGGAAATGTTGTCAATCCGAATGATATCATAGAAGAATATGGGGCAGATGCATTAAGAACATATATCATGTTTATCGGCGATTATGAAAAACCTGCGCCATGGTCTGAAAATGGTTTAAAAGGATGCAACCGCTTCCTGGAAAGAGTTTGGCGGCTTCAAGAAATCGTAAAAGATGGTGAAGACTACAGCTCAAAATTGGAAAGTGATATGCATAAAACCATAAAAAAAGTTAGTGAAGATTATGAAGCAATGAAATACAATACGGCAATTGCTTCATTAATGACGTTACTAAATCGTTTTTATGATGTAGGGTCTGTTACAAAAGGAGAACTAAGTACTTTCCTGAAACTTTTGTATCCAGTAGCCCCACATATTACTGAGGAATTATGGCAAATTATTGGTGAACAGGGAATGCTGCACCAATCATCATGGCCAGAATATGATGAAAATAAAACGGTTGATGACGTTATTGAAATGGCGGTTCAGATTAACGGCAAGGTAAGAGGTAAAATTCAAATTGCAGTAGATGCAGCTAAAGATGAAGCACATGATTTAGCTTTTGAAAATGAAAATATTAAAAAGTTTGTTGAAGGCAAGCAAATTATAAAAGAAATCTATGTGCCTGGCAAAATTTATAATATCGTAGCAAAATAA